Proteins encoded in a region of the Elusimicrobiota bacterium genome:
- the bamA_1 gene encoding Outer membrane protein assembly factor BamA produces the protein MKILHNQYKSTALVVGCYLLLLGYSPLIHAEDENPIPSSTPSPAGIVEIPKQESISIISEIVFEGNNINKSGTLSKKIKSRKNQVVDRKKLQADIKILFETGDFEDVSVDIVSLEKMDSKKRPLSRIIFKVIERPMIKRIDYKGNQKIRATAFEDKVQSKENEPFDRYKASLDERSILEHYRNEGYANAKVEHYTTLDPKKKQILLTFFIIEGDRVTVKSVTIKGAQRFSEKTLQKKMSTRKKKVYKEEVLREDEMKILNFYKNNGYLDVEVSSSSITIDEEKNLANIELIVIEGPEYKVGAIKFNGSNIFEEKELQKALVVKPGKLFQQNKLDESVANINTLYADKGYLRTEIDAAPYRNSQSGTVDFDINIVESSIVYVDGVYVDGNTYTKDHVIKREVLLKPGDVFAAGRMRRSVERIYNLGFLEDVNVDVQQPRDPNLADLIFSVKEGKPGVLSAGAGFSSVDRFVGTLSIQHTNLFGLAQRLNMSYEFGARRQNFDIGWTDPWFLGHNMSGGIDLFNTVRVRDYPGVRSSFREKRRGVGLRVGPRITDDVGLLFAYTLETTEIFDVDASIKEDLFPTFGIPKENALETDSVTQLKSSLISEIVSDTRDNKFDATRGWRNAVSVETSGGPFGGEINYYKPQFTSSAFFPTFWKFVFSVSGRVAWVNSFSPSIDVPSSERFFLGGPDTLRGYDNNSITPRVLVDNEYGSQEYSQIPGRILTLFNFEYKFPIVQERNKTIFQGAFFLDVGGTWLETGDIDFTTGRLDNRMKAGAGFGFRFKTPVFPIRLDFGIPLNPRNTDSSRQGDSRGLQPYFTIGNVF, from the coding sequence ATGAAAATACTTCATAATCAATATAAGTCAACCGCACTTGTCGTGGGTTGTTATCTCCTTTTGTTGGGCTATTCTCCCCTGATTCACGCAGAAGATGAGAATCCCATCCCATCTTCAACACCAAGTCCTGCGGGGATTGTTGAAATCCCCAAACAAGAATCCATTTCCATTATTTCTGAAATAGTTTTTGAAGGAAACAACATCAACAAATCCGGCACTTTAAGCAAAAAAATTAAATCCCGAAAAAATCAGGTGGTTGACAGGAAGAAACTCCAAGCTGATATTAAAATATTATTTGAAACAGGTGATTTTGAGGACGTTTCAGTGGATATAGTCTCCTTGGAAAAAATGGATTCTAAAAAGCGGCCCCTCTCAAGAATCATCTTTAAAGTCATCGAACGTCCCATGATTAAGCGTATTGATTATAAAGGGAATCAAAAAATTCGGGCCACTGCATTTGAGGATAAAGTCCAATCTAAGGAAAACGAGCCGTTCGATCGCTACAAGGCCTCTCTGGATGAAAGATCCATTCTCGAACATTACCGAAATGAAGGTTATGCCAATGCGAAGGTCGAACACTACACGACCTTGGACCCCAAAAAGAAACAAATCCTATTGACGTTTTTCATCATCGAAGGAGACCGCGTGACAGTCAAATCAGTTACGATAAAAGGGGCGCAAAGATTTTCAGAAAAAACCCTTCAGAAAAAGATGTCTACGCGTAAAAAAAAGGTTTACAAAGAAGAAGTTCTCAGGGAAGACGAGATGAAAATCCTTAATTTCTATAAGAACAATGGATACTTGGACGTCGAAGTTTCGTCTTCTTCAATCACAATTGATGAGGAAAAGAATTTGGCAAACATCGAATTAATTGTGATTGAAGGGCCTGAGTACAAAGTGGGTGCGATTAAATTTAATGGATCCAATATTTTTGAGGAAAAAGAACTCCAAAAAGCCTTGGTCGTCAAACCTGGGAAATTGTTTCAACAAAACAAATTGGATGAATCTGTGGCCAATATAAATACCTTGTATGCCGACAAAGGTTATTTGAGGACTGAAATTGATGCTGCGCCCTATAGAAACAGTCAATCCGGGACTGTTGATTTCGATATCAACATTGTCGAGAGTTCCATCGTTTATGTGGATGGCGTTTATGTTGATGGAAACACCTACACAAAAGACCATGTCATTAAAAGAGAAGTCTTGTTGAAGCCCGGTGATGTTTTTGCGGCCGGCCGCATGCGGAGATCGGTGGAAAGAATATATAACCTCGGATTTCTAGAAGATGTTAATGTCGATGTACAACAACCACGAGACCCCAACCTCGCTGACCTCATTTTTTCAGTTAAAGAAGGTAAGCCGGGTGTTCTATCAGCCGGCGCTGGTTTTTCGAGTGTTGATCGATTTGTAGGGACACTTTCGATTCAACACACCAATCTTTTTGGTCTGGCCCAACGATTGAACATGAGTTATGAATTTGGAGCTCGGCGTCAAAATTTTGATATTGGATGGACCGATCCGTGGTTTCTAGGTCACAACATGTCGGGCGGAATTGATTTATTTAACACCGTGCGGGTGAGAGACTACCCCGGAGTAAGAAGTTCCTTTAGAGAAAAAAGGAGAGGCGTGGGATTAAGAGTTGGCCCTCGAATCACTGACGATGTGGGGCTTCTTTTTGCATACACGTTGGAAACAACGGAAATTTTTGACGTGGATGCCTCCATTAAAGAAGACTTGTTTCCCACGTTTGGTATTCCCAAAGAAAATGCTTTAGAAACAGACTCGGTAACGCAACTGAAATCCAGTTTGATCTCAGAAATCGTCAGTGACACGCGTGACAATAAATTTGACGCAACACGAGGTTGGAGAAATGCTGTTTCAGTTGAAACATCAGGGGGACCATTTGGAGGGGAAATTAATTATTATAAACCCCAATTTACTTCCTCAGCTTTCTTCCCAACATTCTGGAAGTTTGTTTTTTCTGTCAGTGGACGGGTCGCTTGGGTTAATTCTTTTTCTCCCTCAATAGATGTACCCTCCTCTGAACGATTTTTCTTGGGGGGACCGGATACTTTGAGAGGTTACGACAACAATTCAATCACCCCGAGGGTTTTGGTTGACAATGAGTATGGCTCACAAGAATATAGCCAAATTCCGGGGCGTATTTTGACTCTATTCAACTTCGAATATAAATTCCCGATTGTTCAAGAAAGAAATAAAACCATTTTCCAAGGAGCTTTCTTTCTTGATGTGGGAGGAACCTGGTTGGAAACTGGCGATATCGATTTTACAACCGGCCGGTTGGACAATCGAATGAAAGCGGGGGCTGGATTTGGATTCAGGTTTAAGACACCGGTTTTCCCGATACGATTGGATTTTGGAATCCCTCTCAACCCGAGGAATACAGACAGTTCAAGGCAGGGTGATTCACGCGGTCTTCAGCCGTACTTTACCATTGGAAATGTGTTTTAA
- the lpxD gene encoding UDP-3-O-acylglucosamine N-acyltransferase, protein MEATPGDIGFLRDAKTSKIVKQAEASRAGAILCPDDFSLPGKSLIHVKNPIAAFSKVLHVIFEERRAHPPKGIHTTAVVSTRAVIGKGVVVGPHCVVEDDVIIQDNVTLLAHVYVGARSKIGSASFLYPQVTIREDISIGNNCILHPGAVIGADGFGYFFSNGQHNKIPQVGTVIIEDDVEIGACATIDRGTTGQTIIKKGSKIDNLVHVAHNVSVGPCSILAAQTGVAGSSKIGAGVILGGQVGVADHITIADGVQAGGQTGINTDILEKSALFGTPAQPVKESLRQSLLLKRLPELFKEIKELKERIKNQ, encoded by the coding sequence ATGGAAGCCACACCTGGCGACATTGGTTTTTTAAGGGACGCCAAAACTTCCAAAATCGTCAAACAGGCCGAAGCCAGTCGAGCTGGGGCTATCTTATGTCCTGATGATTTTTCACTTCCTGGAAAATCATTAATCCATGTAAAAAATCCCATCGCTGCATTTTCAAAGGTCCTTCATGTTATTTTTGAAGAACGAAGAGCACACCCCCCTAAAGGTATACACACAACGGCCGTGGTTTCAACAAGAGCTGTGATTGGAAAAGGAGTTGTTGTGGGGCCTCATTGCGTGGTTGAGGACGATGTTATAATTCAAGATAACGTGACGCTTCTCGCGCACGTTTATGTGGGGGCCAGATCAAAAATTGGATCAGCATCTTTTCTTTATCCACAAGTCACCATTCGCGAAGATATATCGATAGGGAACAATTGTATTCTCCATCCTGGCGCCGTGATTGGCGCAGATGGGTTTGGGTATTTTTTTTCCAACGGCCAACACAACAAAATCCCCCAAGTTGGGACGGTCATCATCGAAGATGATGTGGAAATCGGGGCTTGTGCCACCATTGACCGTGGAACAACGGGCCAAACCATCATCAAGAAAGGATCCAAAATAGACAATTTGGTTCACGTGGCCCACAATGTTTCAGTGGGTCCCTGTTCGATTTTGGCGGCTCAAACTGGGGTCGCAGGATCCTCAAAAATAGGCGCAGGTGTCATTTTGGGCGGGCAGGTTGGTGTCGCTGACCATATAACCATCGCGGACGGTGTTCAAGCAGGTGGACAAACGGGTATCAACACAGACATCTTGGAAAAATCTGCGCTTTTTGGAACACCGGCGCAACCCGTGAAGGAATCACTGCGTCAATCTCTATTATTGAAACGCCTACCCGAGTTATTTAAAGAAATTAAAGAATTAAAGGAGAGAATTAAAAATCAATGA
- the lpxC gene encoding UDP-3-O-acyl-N-acetylglucosamine deacetylase produces MSGAIQQKTIQNPVTIKGVGLHTGRKCKTILHPAAPNTGIKFIRTDLPEKPTFQAVVDQVVDVVRGTTLGVGESRVYTIEHILSALNGLEIDNLTVEMDDNEPPVLDGSALGFIEALQSAKIIDQPAEKRFFTVQSPLDYSSHQTKIRIEPADVFQVVVTIDYNHPMISNQTLSFKRGDDYVKDIAPARTFCFDYEIEALRKNGLAKGGSLDNAIVVGPNNIYNSGVLRFPDEFVRHKILDLMGDLMLLGSPIQAKITATRCGHGHNVKFLKQLIQEKIIPLNA; encoded by the coding sequence ATGAGCGGGGCCATTCAACAAAAAACCATTCAAAATCCAGTGACCATCAAGGGTGTCGGCTTGCATACCGGACGAAAATGTAAAACGATTTTACATCCTGCTGCCCCCAATACTGGAATTAAATTCATTCGAACCGATTTGCCAGAAAAACCCACCTTTCAGGCCGTTGTTGACCAAGTGGTGGATGTGGTTCGGGGCACCACTCTCGGTGTTGGAGAGAGTCGAGTCTATACGATTGAACATATTCTTTCAGCTCTCAATGGGCTCGAGATCGACAACCTGACCGTCGAAATGGATGACAATGAACCCCCCGTGTTGGATGGAAGTGCACTGGGATTTATTGAAGCCCTCCAGTCTGCAAAAATAATCGATCAGCCAGCAGAAAAAAGGTTCTTTACAGTTCAGTCTCCGCTAGACTACAGCTCCCATCAAACGAAAATAAGAATCGAACCCGCGGATGTTTTTCAAGTCGTGGTGACCATTGATTACAACCACCCCATGATTTCAAACCAAACCCTCAGCTTTAAGCGCGGCGATGACTATGTGAAGGATATTGCTCCCGCAAGAACATTCTGTTTTGACTACGAAATCGAAGCCTTGAGAAAAAATGGATTGGCCAAAGGCGGGTCATTGGACAATGCGATCGTGGTGGGCCCCAACAATATTTACAATTCTGGAGTTTTGCGGTTTCCGGACGAATTCGTTCGACACAAAATTCTTGATCTTATGGGAGACTTGATGCTTCTGGGATCTCCAATTCAAGCCAAAATAACGGCCACACGTTGTGGCCATGGGCACAATGTGAAATTCTTAAAACAATTGATTCAAGAAAAAATTATTCCGCTAAACGCGTAG
- the fabZ gene encoding 3-hydroxyacyl-[acyl-carrier-protein] dehydratase FabZ produces METPETKQPTPVRSMNILQIMEAIPHRFPFLLIDHVDVIEENKLAIGRKCVTMNEHFFQGHFPGHPIMPGVLIVEALAQTACALMFSQPAFKGKLAFFMGLEEVKFRRPVGPGDVLELHVEMLRAGSRAGKAKGTGKVNGEVTTEAIFSFAIADRNN; encoded by the coding sequence ATGGAAACACCTGAGACAAAACAACCCACCCCCGTCAGATCAATGAATATTCTTCAAATTATGGAAGCGATCCCACATCGATTTCCTTTTTTGCTTATCGATCACGTGGATGTGATTGAAGAAAATAAATTGGCCATTGGCCGTAAATGCGTGACCATGAACGAACATTTTTTTCAAGGGCATTTCCCCGGCCACCCGATCATGCCGGGAGTTCTCATTGTAGAAGCCTTGGCCCAAACGGCCTGTGCCCTCATGTTTTCGCAACCGGCTTTTAAAGGAAAACTGGCGTTTTTTATGGGTCTTGAAGAAGTCAAATTTCGTCGTCCGGTGGGACCTGGCGATGTTTTGGAACTTCACGTGGAAATGTTAAGGGCCGGATCTCGGGCCGGAAAAGCCAAGGGAACGGGAAAAGTGAATGGAGAAGTCACCACTGAAGCCATCTTTTCATTCGCAATCGCAGATCGGAATAATTGA